GGCCTCGAGGTACCGAAGTCCGAACCCGCGGCGCTCGGTGCCTGGTTCGCGAAGCAGAGCGACTCGGGGTCGCTGGTGGAGTACCTCAAGACCTTCGATCTGACGACCGCCGTCATGCAGACCCCGGAAGGGCTCACCCGCGTCGCGCGCGAGTTCGTCCAGGATCTCGCGGCCGATGGTGTGGTCTACGGCGAGGTGCGCTGGGCTCCGGAGCAGCACCAGGCCCGTGGACTCACGCTCGAGCAGACCGTCGAAGCGGTGCAGCAGGGTATCGAAGAGGGCGAGGACGCCGCCGACCGCGATGGTCGGAGCATCCGCGTCGGCCAGTTGATCACGGCCATGCGCCACACCGATCGGGCCAGGGAGATCGCCGAGTTGGCGGTCGACTTCCGCGGTCGCGGCGCCGTCGGGTTCGACATCGCGGGGCCGGAGGACGGCTTCCCGCCGTCGAATCATCGCGCCGCGTTCGACTATCTCGCCGGCAAGTTCTTCCCGGTGACCGTACATGCGGGAGAGGCCGCGGGGCTCGCGTCGATCCGTTCAGCTCTGCTGGACGGGCGTGCGCTGCGACTGGGCCACGGCGTCCGCATCGCCGAGGATCTCCAGGTGGTGACGCAGGAAGGCGATGAGGTGCAGGTGCAGTTCGGCGACCTCGCCCGGTGGGTCCGCGACCGCGAGATCCCGCTCGAACTGTCGCCGTCCTCGAACCTGCAGACGGGGGCGATCGCGGCCTGGGGCAACACGCTGGCGGATCACCCGTTCGACCTGCTGTACCAGCTCGGGTTCTCCGTGACCGTGAACGTCGACAACCGCACGATGAGCGCCACGTCGCTCACGCGCGAGCTCGCGCTGCTCGTCGAGACGTTCGAGTACGACCTCGACGACCTCGAGACGTTCCAGTTCAACGCCGCCGCAGCCGCCTTCCTCCCGGTCGAGGAGCGGGAAGAGCTCGTCGAGTTGATCGCCGAGGGCTTCGACATCTGATCGTGGCTTCCGGGGGGAGGCGACGATGGCGGACAGCCGCGATCATCATCGCAGCCGCACTCGTCGCGAGCGGAGGCGGGCTCGCAGCGTATCTGTGGATGGGCCGCGCTCCGGCGGAGGCGGCGACGCCCACCCCCACTCCTCGCGCGTCGGTGACGGTTCCGCCGCTGACGCCGGCGGAGCAGCTGCTGGCGGACACCGACGATCCGCTCGCCTGCGCGGTGACGTTCACCGGCGAGGGCGCGCCGGCCGATCCCCAACTGCAGTGGCAGGGCGGCCTGTACCAGGCGCTTCCGATCCCGGCCCTCGACGGCCGTGTCTTCGCCGGCTGGTACGGAACTGCGGCGGATGCGGCGGCCTTCACGGTCGCGGCTCGGGTGAACGGCGCGGACCAGGTCGTGTGCGAAGAGCAGCGGATCGAACTCTTCGCCGCGTGGAAGACACCGGAGCAGAACGCGGCTGAGGGAGTTCAGGTACCGATCCTGATGTACCACCAGTTCACGGCGAACCCCGAGGGCGAGTCGGGGTGGCTGCGAGGCAACTACGCCTACATCGGTGATTTCGACGCGCACCTGAACCACATCTCCACCACGGGATTCTACCTGCCGACCTGGGATGAACTCAGTGCGTTCATCGACGGTCGGCTCTCCCTTCCGGCACGGAGCGTGATCATCACCGACGATGATGCCGATCAGACGTGGTTCGACCTCGCGGCACCCGTTGTCGAGAAGCACAAGCTGCTCGCGACCTCGTTCATGGTCACCGCCTACCGCTCCGATCCGCCGCCTTCGATCCACGTGCTGCGTCGTTCGCATACGCACGACATGCATCAGGCCGGCGCGAACGGCGACGGACTGATGGTCAACTGGACGGCGGATCAGATCGCGGCAGACCTGAACCTCTCGGGAGACACGCTCGGGGTTCGCGAGGTCATCGCGTATCCGTTCGGTCACTACAACGACACCGCGAAAGAAGGTGTCCTGAAGGCCGGTTACGAGATGGCGCGGACCATCGAGCCCGGCACGGTCCGGATCGGCACCGACAAGCTCGCCCTTCCCGTCGTGCGAATCGACTACGGAATGGGAGTGGACGCGTTGATCTCGCGCATCGGCTGAGGCTCAGGGGGCGAGCGGTGCGAGGAATTCGTCGACCAGGCGCGTGACCTCCGCATGCATCTCCTCGGAGGAGATCGTCGGGGTGCCGTCGCCGTCCTGCGGCCCGTAGTCGCCGAACGAGGCATGAGAGGCGCCGTCGATCTCGACCATCTCGGCATC
Above is a window of Microbacterium aurugineum DNA encoding:
- a CDS encoding adenosine deaminase, whose amino-acid sequence is MSIDANGDITLQGVSLRSLPKVSLHDHLDGALRPATIIELADAIGLEVPKSEPAALGAWFAKQSDSGSLVEYLKTFDLTTAVMQTPEGLTRVAREFVQDLAADGVVYGEVRWAPEQHQARGLTLEQTVEAVQQGIEEGEDAADRDGRSIRVGQLITAMRHTDRAREIAELAVDFRGRGAVGFDIAGPEDGFPPSNHRAAFDYLAGKFFPVTVHAGEAAGLASIRSALLDGRALRLGHGVRIAEDLQVVTQEGDEVQVQFGDLARWVRDREIPLELSPSSNLQTGAIAAWGNTLADHPFDLLYQLGFSVTVNVDNRTMSATSLTRELALLVETFEYDLDDLETFQFNAAAAAFLPVEEREELVELIAEGFDI
- a CDS encoding polysaccharide deacetylase family protein; this translates as MASGGRRRWRTAAIIIAAALVASGGGLAAYLWMGRAPAEAATPTPTPRASVTVPPLTPAEQLLADTDDPLACAVTFTGEGAPADPQLQWQGGLYQALPIPALDGRVFAGWYGTAADAAAFTVAARVNGADQVVCEEQRIELFAAWKTPEQNAAEGVQVPILMYHQFTANPEGESGWLRGNYAYIGDFDAHLNHISTTGFYLPTWDELSAFIDGRLSLPARSVIITDDDADQTWFDLAAPVVEKHKLLATSFMVTAYRSDPPPSIHVLRRSHTHDMHQAGANGDGLMVNWTADQIAADLNLSGDTLGVREVIAYPFGHYNDTAKEGVLKAGYEMARTIEPGTVRIGTDKLALPVVRIDYGMGVDALISRIG